Below is a window of Microbacterium saperdae DNA.
CCCCGTGGCCGCGAACACGATCAGCATCGCGGGCAGGCCCCACATCGAGATCACCAGGTAGTCGTTCGCCTGGGAGGAGACCGCATCTCCGGCGCCGAAGAGCGAGACGAGCCAGGGGGCGGACACGGCGCCGACCACCGCGAGCACGGCGCCCAGGCCGAGGGCGAGCCACATGCCGTTGATTCCGACCGAGACCGCGTCCCCCGGCTGCCCGGCGCCGAAGCGACGCGCCACGGCGGGCGTCGTCGAGTAGGCGAGGAACACCATGAGCCCGACGATGGTCTGCAGGATCGCACCGGCGATGCCGAGGCCGGCCAGCGGAGTGGTGCCGAGGTGTCCGACCAGCGCGGCGTCGACGATCAGGAACGCCGGCTCGGCGATCAGCGCGCCCAGCGCGGGGACCGCGAGCCGCAGGATCTCTCGGTTGAGGGAGATGCGCGCGGTCATCCTCCGAGCCTATGGGCTGGCGCCGACGTCCCGTTCCCCGGTGCTGGTGCTGGTGCTGGTGCTGGTGCTGATGCTGATGCTGATGCTGGTCGCTGCCGGTGCTCCGGCTGGTGCCGACGTTTCCCCGCCGTCGTAGGGTGGAGGGAATCGGATGCCACGGAGGTGCATCATGACCGATCCCCGCGAAGCCGCAGCCCGGTACCGCGCGCAGCAGCACGGTGCCGACGAGGAGGAGGGCGGCACGCCGCCGGGGATCGCCGCGGCCGTCGACAGGGCCGCGTTCATCGAGACCGCGATCCAGGTGGCGATCCGCCGTGGAGACTTCGACGATCTGCCCGGCGCGGGCAAGCCGCTCGAAGGACTCGGTACGCACCACGACCCCGACTGGTGGATCCGCCGCAAGATCGAGACCGAGAACCTCACCGGCCTCGGGCCGCCCGCGATCCTGCTGCGATCCGAGGACAAGGGGCTGGACGCCGAGCTCGACCTGCTCGGCCGTGAGGCCGACGTGCGCACGGTGCTGGAGGACTTCAACCGCCGGGTGTACGAGGCCAGACGTCAACTGCAGGGTGGCCCGCCGGTCGTGACCTCGCCGCGCGACATCGACGCCGAGGTCGCCGCCTGGTCCGCACGGCGCTCGGCCCGTGTCGCCGCCGCATCCGCCGAGGAACCCGCGCCGCCGGCCCGCCGCCGCTTCGGCATCCGTCGTCGCGACTGATCGATTCGTCCCCCCTGACTCCCCGTGCCGTGTTCCGTGCCCCTGGGGGAGGCGGGTCATAGGGTGGACGCATGACTGACGTTCTCCCCGCAGGCCTGGCCACCGACGAGTTCAGCTCCGACATCCGTCCGCAGGACGATCTGTACCGCCACGTCAACGGCGCGTGGCTCGCGCGCACCGAGATCCCGGGCGACAAGGCCCGCTGGGGCTCGTTCCACCTCCTCGCCGAGCAGGCGGAGGCCGACGTCCGCGCCATCATCGAGGAGTCGCAGGATGCCGAGCCCGGCACCCTCGCCGGCAAGATCGGCGGACTGTTCGCGAGCTTCATGGACACCGAGCGCATCGCCGCGGCCGGTGTGACCCCGCTCGCCGAGACCCTCGCCGAGATCGAGGCGATCGACGGCATCCCCGCCTTCCTCCGCACCGTGGGCGCCTATGACCGCGACGGTCGCGCGCACCTGATCGGCTTCTACGTCGACGGCGACCCCGGCGACCCCGAGCGCTACGTGCCCGTGGTCGTGCAGTCCGGCCTGTCGCTTCCCGACGAGAGCTACTTCCGTCTCGACACCTTCGCCGACACGCGCGCCGCCTACCGCGCCCACCTCGAGCGCCTGCTGACGCTGGGCGGCATCCCGGATGCGGCGGCGACCGCCGACCGGGCGATCGCGCTCGAGACCGAGCTCGCCGGGCACCACTGGGACAACGTGCGCAGCCGTGACGCGGTCGCGACCTACAACCTGAAGACCTGGGACGAGGTCCAGGCACTCGCGGGCATCGACCTCGCTCCGTGGCGTGACGCGGTCGCGCCGTCGAACCCCGATGCCTTCGCAGAGATCGTGGTCTCGCAGCCGAGCTTCCTCGAGGGACTCGGCTCGCTCCTGACCCCCGAGCGCCTCGACGACTGGAAGGCCTGGCTCCGAGCCCAGGTCGTGCACGCGGCCGCCCCGTACCTGACGGATGACTTCGTGCAGGAGAACTTCTCGTTCTACGGCACCGAGCTCACCGGCGTCCCCTCGATCCGCGAGCGCTGGAAGCGCGGCGTCTCGGTCACCGAGAGCGCCCTCGGCGAGGCCATCGGCAAGGTCTATGTCGAGCGGCACTATCCGCCGACGGCGAAGGCCGCGATGGACGAGCTGGTCGCGAACCTGATCGAGGCCTACCGCCAGAGCATCACCGACCTGGAATGGATGACCGCGGAGACCCGCGAGCGCGCGCTCGCGAAGCTCGACTCCTTCACGCCCAAGATCGGGCACCCCGAGGTGTGGCGGGACTACTCCAGTCTCGTGATCGACCGCGCCGACCTGTTCGGCAACGTGCGTCGCGCCGCGATCTTCGAGCACGACCGCCACGTCGACAAGGTCGGCAAGCCGATCGACCGCACGGAGTGGCATATGCCTCCGCAGATGGTGAACGCGTACTACAACCCGTCGATGAACGAGATCGTGTTCCCCGCGGCGATCCTGCAGTACCCGTTCTTCGACGCCGGCCGTGACGCCGCAGCCAACTACGGCGGCATCGGCGCGGTCATCGGTCACGAGATCGGACACGGCTTCGACGATCAGGGCAGCCGCTACGACGGCGACGGGCGCCTGCAGGACTGGTGGACGGATGCCGACCGCGCCTCGTTCGAGGAGCGCACCAAGGCGCTCATCGCGCAGTACGACGAGCTGGTGCCGGAGGGGCTCGACCCGGAGCACCATGTCAACGGCGCACTCACGATCGGCGAGAACATCGGCGATCTGGGCGGTCTGGGTATCGCGCTCAAGGCCTACGAACTGTCGCTGGGCGGGGCCGAGGCGCCGGTCATCGACGGCTATACCGGCGTGCAGCGGCTGCTGCTCTCCTGGGCGCAGGTCTGGCAGCAGAAGAGTCGTGACGCCGAGACGCTGCGACTGCTGACCATCGACCCGCACTCGCCGAACGAGTTCCGCTGCAACCAGATCGTGCGCAACATCGACGCCTTCTACGAGGCGTTCGACGTGGCCGAGAAGGATGCTCTGTGGCTCCCTGCCGCCTCGCGGGTGACCATCTGGTGATCAGGCCTCGGAGCCTGTGAGGGAGCGGCTCTGTGGCTCCCTGCCGCCTCGCGGGTGACCATCTGGTGATCAGGCTTCGGAGTCTGTGAGGGAGCGGTTCTGTGGCTCCCTGCTGCGTCGCGGGTGACCATCTGGTGATCAGGCTTCGGAGTCTGTGAGGGAGCGGTTCTGTGGCTCCCTGCCGCGTCGCGGGTGACCATCTGGTGACCAATGTCCGGAGTCTGTGAGGGAACCTCATCGACCGGGGTTACGATATCGGTGCCGCGGGGGAACGTGCCCCTCGGCGTCCCTTCCACCCCCCTCGGTAAGGATCCTGCGTGGGCGCGCCCAAACCCTCGGTCCCTGACCCCGCCAACGGGTCTGACGCCGCCCTGCGCCGCTCTCAGCGCACCGGTCGGCGCCTCCCGCGGCGGGCCGCCGTAGGCCGCCGATCGTTCACCTCGACTCTGCGCGCGCTGGAAGCTCTCGTGGACTCCGGGGCGCAGGTCTCGGTGCACGTCGTGGACCTCGACAGTCACGAGCACGTGCTGTCCGGCGATGATCATGTCACGATGCCCATCGCCGGGCTCGGTGTGGTCCCGCTGCTGATCGAGGTCGCCGCCGGATTCCAGAGCGGCGAGCTCGACCCCCTCGAGATCGTCGAGCGCACGAACATCGATGCGGTGTCGACGTCGGGACTGTGGCGGCATCTGCACGCGCCGGCACTCCCGCTCGAAGACCTGGCGGTGCTGGCGGCGACGGCCGGCGATCCGATCGCCGTGAACGCGCTGCTGCAGAAGGTGGGGCACGACCGGGTGCGGGAGCGCATCGAGTCCCTGGGTCTGCGGCGGACGGCGCTG
It encodes the following:
- a CDS encoding serine hydrolase; translated protein: MGAPKPSVPDPANGSDAALRRSQRTGRRLPRRAAVGRRSFTSTLRALEALVDSGAQVSVHVVDLDSHEHVLSGDDHVTMPIAGLGVVPLLIEVAAGFQSGELDPLEIVERTNIDAVSTSGLWRHLHAPALPLEDLAVLAATAGDPIAVNALLQKVGHDRVRERIESLGLRRTALLDRFRDQRGPDDAPQVAVGSTRELAGLFSALVNSAVVDAAVSAQVSEWLSLNQDLSLVAASTGLDPFAHDHDAHGLLFVNKTGRDRGVRAEAGVLAGPRAGVGYSLIVCFDDLSITHRLRAHDAFRVLGVELMEYTH
- a CDS encoding M13 family metallopeptidase; translation: MTDVLPAGLATDEFSSDIRPQDDLYRHVNGAWLARTEIPGDKARWGSFHLLAEQAEADVRAIIEESQDAEPGTLAGKIGGLFASFMDTERIAAAGVTPLAETLAEIEAIDGIPAFLRTVGAYDRDGRAHLIGFYVDGDPGDPERYVPVVVQSGLSLPDESYFRLDTFADTRAAYRAHLERLLTLGGIPDAAATADRAIALETELAGHHWDNVRSRDAVATYNLKTWDEVQALAGIDLAPWRDAVAPSNPDAFAEIVVSQPSFLEGLGSLLTPERLDDWKAWLRAQVVHAAAPYLTDDFVQENFSFYGTELTGVPSIRERWKRGVSVTESALGEAIGKVYVERHYPPTAKAAMDELVANLIEAYRQSITDLEWMTAETRERALAKLDSFTPKIGHPEVWRDYSSLVIDRADLFGNVRRAAIFEHDRHVDKVGKPIDRTEWHMPPQMVNAYYNPSMNEIVFPAAILQYPFFDAGRDAAANYGGIGAVIGHEIGHGFDDQGSRYDGDGRLQDWWTDADRASFEERTKALIAQYDELVPEGLDPEHHVNGALTIGENIGDLGGLGIALKAYELSLGGAEAPVIDGYTGVQRLLLSWAQVWQQKSRDAETLRLLTIDPHSPNEFRCNQIVRNIDAFYEAFDVAEKDALWLPAASRVTIW
- a CDS encoding DnaJ family domain-containing protein, encoding MTDPREAAARYRAQQHGADEEEGGTPPGIAAAVDRAAFIETAIQVAIRRGDFDDLPGAGKPLEGLGTHHDPDWWIRRKIETENLTGLGPPAILLRSEDKGLDAELDLLGREADVRTVLEDFNRRVYEARRQLQGGPPVVTSPRDIDAEVAAWSARRSARVAAASAEEPAPPARRRFGIRRRD